In the Aneurinibacillus soli genome, one interval contains:
- a CDS encoding trans-sulfuration enzyme family protein, whose protein sequence is MHIETKLVRAGVGKDPQTGAVSTPIYQVATFAHPKLGESTGYDYSRTANPTRTALEEVAACLERGSTAAAFASGMAAVTAVLHLFAPGDHLIVTEDLYGGTYRVLREVLNVYGVQASFVDTSDLKAIETAIQSETKGIFIETPTNPLMKISDIPGVVGLAQAHGLLTIVDNTFMTPYLQRPLELGADIVIHSASKYLGGHNDVIAGLVVTKDEELGERIRFIQNATGAILGPQDSWLLLRGLKTLALRVERQQYNAQVIAEWLCKQPQIEAVYYPGLANHEGYEVNRKQASGAGGMLSFTVKEEKLVPYLLENLKLVTFAESLGGVESLITFPARQTHADIPEEIRKQLGISDRLLRLSVGIENVDDILADIKEALHAYSYC, encoded by the coding sequence ATGCATATCGAGACGAAATTAGTACGTGCAGGCGTGGGTAAAGACCCGCAGACAGGGGCGGTGAGTACACCGATTTATCAAGTGGCGACATTTGCACATCCGAAACTTGGGGAGAGTACGGGATATGATTATTCGCGTACGGCGAACCCGACCAGAACGGCGCTAGAAGAAGTGGCAGCCTGTCTGGAACGCGGATCGACTGCGGCGGCATTTGCTTCCGGTATGGCAGCGGTAACAGCGGTGCTGCATCTGTTTGCACCAGGTGACCATCTGATCGTAACAGAAGACTTGTACGGCGGTACCTATCGGGTACTTCGGGAAGTGCTGAACGTGTATGGTGTGCAGGCAAGCTTCGTTGATACGAGCGATCTGAAAGCGATCGAGACGGCTATTCAGTCGGAAACAAAAGGTATATTTATTGAAACTCCAACGAATCCGTTGATGAAAATAAGCGACATTCCGGGTGTGGTCGGTCTGGCGCAGGCGCACGGACTGTTAACGATTGTCGACAATACATTTATGACTCCGTATTTGCAGCGGCCACTAGAGCTTGGCGCAGATATCGTCATTCACAGTGCTTCTAAATATCTCGGCGGACATAATGATGTGATTGCTGGTCTGGTCGTGACGAAAGATGAGGAGTTAGGTGAGCGAATTAGATTCATTCAGAATGCGACAGGAGCCATTCTTGGCCCGCAGGATTCATGGCTTTTGCTGCGTGGGTTGAAAACACTGGCGCTGCGCGTGGAGCGGCAACAGTATAATGCACAGGTGATTGCCGAGTGGCTCTGTAAACAGCCACAGATCGAGGCGGTGTATTATCCGGGGCTTGCGAATCATGAGGGGTATGAAGTGAACCGGAAGCAGGCATCCGGTGCGGGCGGCATGCTGTCGTTTACAGTGAAAGAGGAGAAACTTGTTCCGTACTTGCTGGAAAATCTGAAGCTTGTCACATTCGCAGAAAGCCTCGGTGGTGTAGAGAGTCTGATTACATTTCCAGCACGTCAGACACATGCAGACATTCCCGAAGAAATACGGAAGCAGCTTGGCATCTCAGATCGTCTGCTTCGCCTGTCGGTCGGCATTGAAAATGTAGACGATATTCTCGCGGATATAAAGGAGGCCCTTCATGCCTATTCATACTGTTGA
- a CDS encoding class F sortase — MRILICLLLATFFFFPCSTVDAHTSKAFIPVRIEIPQIKLKAAVEPVPVLANGQMGVPTSFEKVGVLMPWTNPGEPGNAVIAGHFDHYTGPAVFYHLRKLKRGDKIFLYNRKNDKLVFIVKDVESFMTKKAPLKRIFGPSSTAQLNLITCSGKFNKKTHEHAQRLVVFAEISP; from the coding sequence ATGAGAATCCTAATCTGTCTTCTCTTGGCCACGTTTTTTTTCTTTCCTTGTTCAACGGTTGACGCCCATACCTCAAAGGCATTTATACCCGTTCGTATAGAAATACCTCAGATTAAACTTAAAGCTGCTGTAGAACCCGTCCCCGTACTCGCAAATGGACAAATGGGGGTACCAACTTCCTTTGAAAAGGTAGGCGTTCTCATGCCCTGGACAAATCCAGGTGAACCAGGCAATGCTGTGATCGCTGGACATTTCGACCACTATACAGGACCAGCTGTATTTTATCACCTAAGAAAATTAAAACGTGGTGATAAAATATTTTTATACAACAGGAAAAATGACAAGCTTGTTTTTATTGTCAAAGATGTAGAATCATTTATGACTAAAAAAGCACCTTTAAAAAGAATATTCGGGCCTTCATCAACTGCTCAATTAAATTTAATTACTTGTAGTGGTAAATTTAATAAAAAAACACACGAGCATGCCCAACGTCTTGTTGTATTTGCTGAAATTTCTCCGTAA
- a CDS encoding amino acid permease, which yields MEKTQQAQLQKQLKTRHITMISIGGIIGAGLFVGSGAVLNSTGPGAVLSYAIAGLLVVLLMRMLGEMALVNPDSGSFATYARLAIGPWAGYTIGWLYWFFWVITIAIEATAGGAIVHGWFPAIPIWTWSLILTLLLTLTNIFSVKSFGEFEYWFSMIKVVAIIAFMGIGLTIIFGLFPGIHSPGMSNFTGRGGFMPLGISSIFVGIVTVVFSYFGAEIAAIAAGESENPEKAVIVAIKSVVWRVLLFYIGSVAILAFLLPWNSTELLKSPYVTMLDMVGIKAGAQIMNVVVLTSVLSCLNSALYSNSRMLYALAKRGDAPRALLKLNKHGVPILAVFASTIAAYICAIFSFVSPGKLFLFLVNASGAIALLVYLAIAISQLRLRRQTERENPELLKMKMWMFPYLTYVVIAAVVGILISMAFIESVRSQLYLTLLLAAFVVLSYFITGKKHSAPEPTLIDGVDPAQDK from the coding sequence ATGGAGAAAACACAACAAGCTCAACTTCAAAAGCAGCTTAAGACAAGACACATTACCATGATCTCCATCGGGGGCATTATTGGTGCCGGCCTTTTCGTTGGTAGTGGCGCTGTTCTCAACTCAACAGGTCCCGGTGCAGTTCTTTCTTATGCTATTGCCGGTTTACTTGTAGTACTACTTATGCGCATGCTTGGAGAGATGGCCCTGGTAAACCCGGATAGCGGTTCATTCGCAACATACGCACGCTTAGCAATTGGCCCATGGGCTGGTTATACAATCGGATGGCTGTACTGGTTTTTCTGGGTTATTACAATCGCAATTGAAGCGACCGCTGGTGGTGCAATCGTACATGGCTGGTTCCCTGCTATACCGATCTGGACCTGGAGTCTTATTCTCACATTATTGCTAACGCTTACAAACATTTTTTCTGTTAAATCGTTTGGTGAATTCGAATACTGGTTCTCCATGATTAAAGTTGTAGCTATCATCGCATTCATGGGCATTGGCCTTACCATTATTTTCGGTCTGTTCCCAGGCATTCACTCTCCTGGTATGTCCAACTTCACAGGACGCGGCGGCTTCATGCCACTTGGAATTAGTTCGATCTTTGTTGGGATCGTGACGGTTGTCTTCTCATACTTCGGAGCTGAAATCGCTGCCATCGCGGCAGGCGAGTCCGAAAACCCTGAAAAAGCCGTTATCGTTGCAATTAAAAGCGTTGTCTGGCGCGTTCTATTATTCTATATCGGCTCTGTTGCTATCCTTGCGTTCTTGCTTCCGTGGAACTCAACTGAATTGCTGAAAAGCCCATATGTAACGATGCTCGATATGGTAGGAATTAAGGCGGGCGCTCAAATCATGAACGTCGTCGTTCTCACATCTGTACTGTCCTGCCTGAACTCAGCACTGTATTCGAACTCACGTATGCTGTACGCTCTGGCGAAACGTGGAGATGCTCCACGCGCACTTCTTAAACTGAACAAGCATGGTGTTCCAATTCTTGCTGTATTTGCTAGCACAATCGCTGCCTACATCTGTGCGATCTTCAGTTTTGTATCACCAGGCAAGCTGTTCCTGTTCCTCGTAAACGCATCGGGTGCAATTGCACTGCTTGTATACCTGGCAATCGCAATCTCCCAGCTTCGTCTGCGTCGCCAGACAGAACGTGAGAATCCTGAACTGCTAAAAATGAAAATGTGGATGTTCCCGTACTTGACTTATGTGGTGATTGCTGCCGTTGTCGGCATCCTCATTTCTATGGCCTTTATCGAATCGGTACGTTCGCAGTTGTACCTGACCTTACTTCTTGCAGCATTCGTAGTCCTTTCTTACTTTATCACTGGTAAGAAACATTCGGCCCCGGAACCAACCCTGATCGATGGTGTAGACCCGGCGCAAGATAAATAG